CGGTTATTACCGGAAGCCCTTCTGTCGGGTAGACAAAATCGACGGGAGAGCCGGCCTTTTTAGCTTTGAGCGCTTCGAAGTTGACCAGCATGCCGTAAGGCCTCTCCCCGCTTGCCGTCATCTTCTTCACGTCGCCGTTGCCGCGGACGATCTGGACGCCGTTATCCTTCAACCCTCGGTAAAACTCCCACCCCGCAAAGCTTTCCCTGGTGAGGACGCTCAGGTTGAAGGCCGCGGCTCCGGAATAGAGGGGAGACGGCATTACGACTTTATCCTTCGCCTCTGGCGAAATCAAAAAACGCCACGAGGGGTCTGGTCTCTTTCCCTCCGTGTTATAAACTATGCCGGTGGCGATGAGCTTCGTTCCCGTATATGTGTGGTCAGAGTCGACGAAGGTCGGATCTATCGCCTCGATTTCGGGCGAGGCGTAAGGTTCCAAGAGGTTTCTCTCCTTGAGGCGCTCGAGCGTGGGGGCGTCTGCCACGAAGAGCACGTCCGCCTGGAGACTTCCGCCCTGCACCTCCATGAGAAAGCGCGATATCACTTCCTCTGTGCCCGAGCGAAAGACTTTTACTTCTACGTTCGGGTGCTTGGCTTTAAATCCCGAGATGAGCTTGCTCACGTCGTCTTGGGGTTGTGAAGTATAAAGCGTTATACTCCCCAAAGCTTCTTGGGAAAAGGCCCCATCGACGAGGACGGGCATGGCCAGCAATGCTACGGATAGAGTCAAAAGGAGTGTTGCTTTAACGGTTGCGCGATACATAAACTTTCCCCCTTACGCAATATGTTTTTTAGGACAATTGAAAGCTTACCACAATGATCGCGCCGCCATCGTTAAAAGATCATCACTGTCGGGTAACGAATTCGTAACGGTCCCCTAAATAGGGCCATGCAAAAGAGCGAGATCCCTTTTGGACATGCCCTTTAGGTGTATTATAATTCTAAAAATGATCGCTGCATTGCGAATGACAGAGGGTGAGCAATTTGGCCGCTAAAAATGCGATTCAAATAGCGGAAATAAAGGATTTAGAGGCGGGAAATCCTTTTGTAACCGCTGGAATCCTCATGATGGCGAGGGAGAGGTTCACGAAAACCCAGCAGCCGTTCTGGGAAGTCACGATAATGGACGCAAGCGGCATGCTGGATGCCAAGATATGGTCCGACGGCAAGTGGTGGGACCTCAGAGAAGGGGGCAAAAAGGCCTTTACTCCCGACAAAGCCAGCGTTCTCGAGAACGCCGTGAAGCGGCCGGTAGGGGTAAAGGGCGTGGTCGCTGAATACAAGGGCAAGCTGCAATATAACTTCATAGAGATTTGCATCTTGGACCCGCTTAAATACCCCTTGGAATCTTTCCTGAGAAAATCGCCGATCCCGTTGGAAGATATGTTGAGGGAGTTTTGGGCCTTGGTTCATGGATGCGACGAGCCATTGCGGTCCTTTTTGTCAAAAGTTTACAGCGGAAGTTTCTTGGAACAGTTTCAGGATGCCCCGGCGGCGCTCAGCTACCATCACGCCTATGTGCACGGCCTGCTCGAGCACACCATCGCCGTTACGAAGAGCGCCAAGGCAATCGGCGAGTCTTACTTGGAGCGAGGTTTAAAGATCGACATGAATGTTTTGATCGCGGGCGGCCTTTTGCACGATATAGGCAAACTCGACGCTTATTGTGCCGATCCGTTGCCGGGGATGACTATCCAAGGCGCAGTGATAGACCATATTCCGCTGGGCTACGCTATGTTCGTGAAGCTGGCTAAAGAATATGAGCTCGACGAAGAGACGGCGTTAGAGATAGGGCACATCTTGGTGAGCCATCACGGCAAGCGTGAATATGGATCGCCCGTTCTGCCGAGCACGCTCGAGGCGCTTATAGTATCTGCTGCCGACGAATTGGATTTTCTCATGTTCTGTTGGAATTCCGCCGAAGGCACAGACGACTTAGACCTCTCGGACTTCCACAAGCCCGCCCAGCGGAGGTTTTGGAAGAAACCCTCACAAGTATCCTAAAGCAGCGGGCTGAACAGCTTAGCGATGCCGTAAAAAGTGCGCTTTACTAAGGGGTGTTTCCCCCAGTCAGAGGCGCAAAGCTTCCTGGAGTTGTTTATGTATCTTTCCTGAGCGGCCAAGACTTGAGAGGCTTCATTCCTTCCGTAGAGGATGAGATCCAGCTCGAAGTTCAGCGCGAAGGAGCGAATGTCGAAGTTGCTGGTGCCCAAGAAGGCGAGGTCGTCGTCGATGGTCACGGTTTTGGCATGAATAATGCCGCCTTGATAGAGATATATATCCACGCCCATGTCGAGCAGCGGCGTAAAATAAGCCTTGGCAGCGCTTCCGACGATAAGCTGGTCGGTTCTTTCGGGCACTATGAGCCTCACGCGCACATCCATTAATGACGCCGTTTCTAATGCATGAAGGGTCTCGCTTTCCGGTATAAAATAAGGCGTAGTAATGGTGACTTGTCTTTGCGAGGTTAGTATGGCAGCTACGATGAGCCTCTGGTAACTTTGATACGGATTGTGTGGCCCGCTTGGGACGACCTGCACGATAGAATTGCCCTCAGGCTTGACCTCCTGCAGGACATAGTCCACGTTGTCAAAAGAAGGCTTTTCGTGGGTTTCGACGTACCAGTCTTCGTGAAAAACGCCCTCAAGCTGGACCACGACAGGACCTGCTAACCTCAAAGTTAGGTCATGCCAATGAAGACCCTTGGCTTTGTTTTTATAAGAAGGTTCGATGATGTTGTGCGAACCGGCGTAACCGACTTTGCTGTCTATGACGGCGATCTTCCGGTGGTTTCGTATATCGTAGCGGGCGGTCGAGTGCGTCCGCCGCAGAAGTTTTATGGGCAGCGCTTTTGCTATCTTGATGCCTGCTTCTTCGAACATGCGAGCGTGCTCTTTTAAAAAAACCTTGGAGCCCACTGCATCTACAAGCATGCGGCACTCTACACCCCGCCCGGCGGCACTTTCGAGCGAACGAAAGAGCCTTTCAGTGACCTCGTCGTAAGAGAATATGTAATATAAAAGGTTGACGTAATTCTTGGCACCGTCTATGTCTGCACATAGCCTATCTATAAAAGCCTTCGTGTCGTTTATGAGTTCCAGGGAGTTTCCCGGCATCGGCTCCATGTCCACCATTCTACTGGCCAGGTAACTTATTCTGATGTGGCGGTTGTCTAAATCGGGATGGTGGAGGTTTTCGAAGAGGCGGGCTCTCAAGTTTTTGATGCTGTCCCCCAGCTCTCGGAGCAGCATCTCGCGGCGTTCTATCCTTTCCCTCGGCAGTCCCGTCGATCCAAAGAGCGAATATAGGATCAACCCGCCCCAAGGCCATATGTTGATGGCCAAAAGCCAAGCCATGGCCGTGGCCGGCTCATGGCGCAGCGGCACATAACACAACATGAACACCCGAATGATGAAGGAGGTCATGTTGTATAAACCGAGAATTATTACCGTGAGGTTCATGCCGCCTACTTCCGCTTTTTATTAAACTGCTATGCTACCGGTAGCATATATGGCATCACTCAGCAGCTCCGCTTTTTGCACTGAAAAATCGCACACCAGGGGGAGGTGATCTGAGAAACTCACCCTCGGCACGAAGAAGTTTTGCATCTCGATACCGGGGCTGTAAAGTACAAAATCCAGCGCGAAGCTCGGGTAGCTGCTGGGAAATGTCGGCATGTCGGCGGCATTTGCGTTCTTCAAGTTAGCTGCTTCCATCAAAGGTGCCAGTTCCCTTGCACCGCCGAAGGTGTTTCCGTCCCCTGCTAAAATAATAGGTTTTTCGATTTTGGCGCACCTGTCCTTCAGCTCTTCAAGCTGTGCTTTGCGCGCGCCCGGTCCCAAGGACAAATGAACGAGGAAGAGCACGAAATCCGAGTATTCTATCTCGAGCACCGCCCTTTTCATGCCGCGGCTTAGGTAACGCCTTCTGTAGGTGACGGGAGGCACTTTTGTCACCACCGCATTGCCTTGAAATCTCAAGACCGGGGCTTTTGCGATGAAGGAATTCCCGTGATATTTGCAGGCGAAAACGGGAAGGCCTCCGATTCGCGATGCCACGATGGCCGGCTGGCTTGCCCCATTTTGCCTATAAGACCCGCCGTCTGACTCTACCAACCCCACTATGTCGGGGTTTAGCTTCGCTATGAAGTCGGAAATCTCCCAGAACCTGTCTTCGGTCTTCCTGAAGCAACCCCAAAAGGGGAAAGGCAGATGATAATCCCATCCCGTTCCGGTGCCATACCTTACGTTATAAAGCACCAACCGCATTGGGGTCAGGTCTTTACTTTTTGTGCTTTTATTTTTATAGTCCGTGTGTTTTGCCACCCCTTGCCCTTGCCCCTTTAGCTTTAACGACAAGGCTCGTTCATATTATCGGCAAATTATACCATGTCATTCGAACATCGTTGGAGTCACATCTTTATTTTTTGTGTTTGCCGGTCTTTGTTAGCTTTCTTCGTCTTACCTCTTGAATTTCACATCTTTTTCACACATCGCTCATCGCATATTACGTCTTACACTCACTCTCACATTCACTTTCACATTCACATTCACATTCACTTTCACTCCCCCACGTCTCACCTCTCACATTATTTTCCCTGACAACCCAGCTCGTCGTTTGCCGCAAGTTTGGGCTTATTAGAGAATATAGATACGTTCCACTCTTTAAGCAGCCCGTTGAACAAAAATAGTGAGATTGCGAATCCGGTGATGGCCGATAGGGGTTGGCACCACCATATTCCCTTTATGCCGAAATAGATGTTGAGAATGATGGCCATCGGTATGCGCATCAACATGTTTCTCGTCAGTTGCACGATGAGATTGTAGATGGTGTGCCCGGCGCCTTGAAATACCGCTCCGATGATTACCGTGAGTGCGATAAGAGGATATGCCGTGGTGGAAGCGCGGATGGAAGCCGAGGCATAGGCGAGCGTCGTATCTTCCGGTTTGAATATCGCTAAAAAGGCCCATGGCGCAGCGAAAAGCGCAACCCCAACGCCCGTCATCAGCAGGCTTGCCCATTTGGCGGAAAAGATGAAGCCGGATCTGATCCTGTCGTGTTTTTGCTGTCCTAAGTTATAGGCCACGAACGGTATCAGCGCAGAGCTGAAGCCAAACACTATCAAGAAGGCGAGGTCTTCAATCCTGTTCCCTAACATCCAACCGCTGATAGCAGCCTCGCCATACTTCGATAGGAGCTTGTTCAAAACTGCAGCTCCTACGGAAAAGCTTATCTGGGATATCGAAAGCGGCAGTCCCAGCGCTAAGAGGCGGCGCCAGATCAGCGGAGTGTTCCTGTTTATGGCTATACGAGGGAAGATCTTGCTGCGCCTATTTAAGTTGATCCACGAAAAGGAAAGAGTACAAAGCCTCCCTATGAGTGTGGCTATCGACGCGCCGGCGACCCCCATGTCGAGGGAGAACATTAAAATTGGGTCTAAGGCGAGGTTGAGGGCGTTCCCGATGATCAGGCTATACATCGGGATCAAGGCTTCGCCTTGGCTTCTGTAAGTGGCGTCTAAGAGCATCGAGCATGCGGCGATCGGAAAGCTCCATATTTGCCAGAAAAGGTAATCGCTTATCAAAGGGAGCGTCGCCGTGGTG
This genomic stretch from Acetomicrobium sp. S15 = DSM 107314 harbors:
- a CDS encoding ABC transporter substrate-binding protein translates to MYRATVKATLLLTLSVALLAMPVLVDGAFSQEALGSITLYTSQPQDDVSKLISGFKAKHPNVEVKVFRSGTEEVISRFLMEVQGGSLQADVLFVADAPTLERLKERNLLEPYASPEIEAIDPTFVDSDHTYTGTKLIATGIVYNTEGKRPDPSWRFLISPEAKDKVVMPSPLYSGAAAFNLSVLTRESFAGWEFYRGLKDNGVQIVRGNGDVKKMTASGERPYGMLVNFEALKAKKAGSPVDFVYPTEGLPVITEPVAIAKGAKNLELAKRFVDFVLSKEGQELAAETASYMPIRRDVTPPEGYPRFSEIKFLQGDPKLLSQVREEDKRKFAQLFGLPQ
- a CDS encoding 3'-5' exoribonuclease YhaM family protein, which codes for MSNLAAKNAIQIAEIKDLEAGNPFVTAGILMMARERFTKTQQPFWEVTIMDASGMLDAKIWSDGKWWDLREGGKKAFTPDKASVLENAVKRPVGVKGVVAEYKGKLQYNFIEICILDPLKYPLESFLRKSPIPLEDMLREFWALVHGCDEPLRSFLSKVYSGSFLEQFQDAPAALSYHHAYVHGLLEHTIAVTKSAKAIGESYLERGLKIDMNVLIAGGLLHDIGKLDAYCADPLPGMTIQGAVIDHIPLGYAMFVKLAKEYELDEETALEIGHILVSHHGKREYGSPVLPSTLEALIVSAADELDFLMFCWNSAEGTDDLDLSDFHKPAQRRFWKKPSQVS
- the cls gene encoding cardiolipin synthase → MNLTVIILGLYNMTSFIIRVFMLCYVPLRHEPATAMAWLLAINIWPWGGLILYSLFGSTGLPRERIERREMLLRELGDSIKNLRARLFENLHHPDLDNRHIRISYLASRMVDMEPMPGNSLELINDTKAFIDRLCADIDGAKNYVNLLYYIFSYDEVTERLFRSLESAAGRGVECRMLVDAVGSKVFLKEHARMFEEAGIKIAKALPIKLLRRTHSTARYDIRNHRKIAVIDSKVGYAGSHNIIEPSYKNKAKGLHWHDLTLRLAGPVVVQLEGVFHEDWYVETHEKPSFDNVDYVLQEVKPEGNSIVQVVPSGPHNPYQSYQRLIVAAILTSQRQVTITTPYFIPESETLHALETASLMDVRVRLIVPERTDQLIVGSAAKAYFTPLLDMGVDIYLYQGGIIHAKTVTIDDDLAFLGTSNFDIRSFALNFELDLILYGRNEASQVLAAQERYINNSRKLCASDWGKHPLVKRTFYGIAKLFSPLL
- a CDS encoding endonuclease/exonuclease/phosphatase family protein, with protein sequence MAKHTDYKNKSTKSKDLTPMRLVLYNVRYGTGTGWDYHLPFPFWGCFRKTEDRFWEISDFIAKLNPDIVGLVESDGGSYRQNGASQPAIVASRIGGLPVFACKYHGNSFIAKAPVLRFQGNAVVTKVPPVTYRRRYLSRGMKRAVLEIEYSDFVLFLVHLSLGPGARKAQLEELKDRCAKIEKPIILAGDGNTFGGARELAPLMEAANLKNANAADMPTFPSSYPSFALDFVLYSPGIEMQNFFVPRVSFSDHLPLVCDFSVQKAELLSDAIYATGSIAV
- a CDS encoding MATE family efflux transporter, with amino-acid sequence MAIRLSSNVDMGNDKVSSVLWRLAIPSIITMVGHTIFHIVDTLFISWLGTVPLAAVSLTMPVVIVEYALLGGCAVGVTALTGKALGMKKINRARVLSSAALSLMISLSLLSIVFLSANFRTWFFHHLGATTATLPLISDYLFWQIWSFPIAACSMLLDATYRSQGEALIPMYSLIIGNALNLALDPILMFSLDMGVAGASIATLIGRLCTLSFSWINLNRRSKIFPRIAINRNTPLIWRRLLALGLPLSISQISFSVGAAVLNKLLSKYGEAAISGWMLGNRIEDLAFLIVFGFSSALIPFVAYNLGQQKHDRIRSGFIFSAKWASLLMTGVGVALFAAPWAFLAIFKPEDTTLAYASASIRASTTAYPLIALTVIIGAVFQGAGHTIYNLIVQLTRNMLMRIPMAIILNIYFGIKGIWWCQPLSAITGFAISLFLFNGLLKEWNVSIFSNKPKLAANDELGCQGK